In Episyrphus balteatus chromosome 4, idEpiBalt1.1, whole genome shotgun sequence, the sequence gcacttaaatacaaaataaaacttttgagtgatcttttttttacagaggttgactacccagaacctcaaaagttggcattttcaatttgtgtgccaaaaatgaaataaaaatgtataactaatgttacatgtaacagggctgtttaggtactgcctaaaacagaaataattctgcttttttcaacttttttaacccaattcctgtttgattagactgaaactgtgtagtttttttttttttacaaaaaagagagCCCCTCTTCTTGcaaatttctgcccaaaaatttcttcggacaaaagtctgaaatctttcaaaagctagtgccttctttttttcttttaataaatgataattttgtcctaaaagagtttgcgtacttttgcacaattttttctttctctgagaggatttcatccccacttctaaaatttgacaggtttcatatttttgtccaaacttatctgcaatttgtttgtacataataatgcttaaaatgttaaccatcagaatttttaagcaaatcgGAGAATTTACTCGCCTAATGAACGCCCCTGATGATACGAACTAATGATATACGAACACCCCTAATGTGAACAGGAACACGCCATGTCAAACATTTCCAGATTCATTGGAAAgtggtaaaaagtcattttaaaattcattttggctggaatattattttttaaacaaattaagatttcttaaaaattataaacaattatatatttatattttgccagATTCTGGCGACagaaattcccttttttttaagatataatttattaaaatctgttCGGTGTAAGTCCCGCAAAAGGGTGTTCGACAACGGTAATAATATATATGATTAatgattaataaataaataaaagtaatcaattgttgttttttacagcataaaatgtttcctcagtaaaatactgagtaccaataaaacacggccgATATAGCTGATGTAAACAATGTAGTACGCTGTGAAATAAGCCCCTGGTTGCAGAAAACATATTCATTGTCTTCAAAActtgtttgttttgttcttcCAATTATTTTCCGAAAGGCCTTGTGGCCTTTGAAGAATGctatgaaatgtaaaaaaaaaccataaaattcaaaagaaaagctcccagaaaatttttaaagcaagtgGTGTTGTGTATAATATATAACAGCCTATGTCCAAAAAGGCTAATAGTAGCACCcgattatattttaaattggcCCGCATTTCCTCATTTAATTGAGAACCCGTGTCAGCATTGCAAATgcaaaatgagtttaaaaaattaaaaatatccaaaagttaatagaaaaaaatttacgtaGTTTCGGAATCCATAACACTTTATCTCTTTGAAAATTAgactattacaaaaaaaaaaaaaacaagaagaaaaatcaTAGTAAAAGACATTtctcaaaagaaaatataaaaattcataatagCTATTTTAGCCGTAATAATTTTTACGTATACAAGTTTGCGATAGTAAGATTATGTTTCTCCAACTTAATgatgaaaattttgaataattgaATGTGAATTTAACTTCAAGGATATTTAAAAACAGCTCTCGAGTTAATGAGACTTTGAGTAAACTTAAAGTTTTGTGTGCTTTTTAGCTGATAAGATCTGAACTCTTAGCCAAAATACAAACACCAAATTATTATTGTTCATTACAAAACTAATGTAATTTATTTCCCTTTCAGAGTCTATGTTGGTAGCATATCATTTGAATTAAAAGAAGATACTATTCGTGGTGCTTTTCTTCCATTTGGTCCAATTAAATCGATAAACATGTCATGGGATCCAATTACACAAAAGCACAAAGGATTCGCATTTGTCGAATATGAAATACCCGAGGGCGCACAATTGGCATTGGAACAAATGAACGGAGCTCTTATGGGAGGGCGTAATATAAAAGTTGGTCGTCCTAGTAATATGCCACAAGCACAACAAGTTATCGATGAGATTCAAGAAGAGGCAAAAAGTTACAATCGCATCTATGTGGCTTCCATACATCCAGATCTGTCCGAAGAAGATATCAAGAGTGTTTTTGAAGCTTTCGGTCCGATATTGTATTGTAAGTTGGCACAAGGAACATCATTGCACTCCCACAAGGGCTACGGTTTTATTGAATATGCTAATAAACAAGCCATGGATGAAGCCATTGCCAGTATGAACCTCTTTGATCTTGGTGGACAATTGTTAaggtaaaattgaataaaattaaatttagcatttttcaaccattaaatattaaatatttgttttctctTTAGAGTTGGACGTTCAATCACACCACCAAATGCACTGATGGGACCTTCAACAAACTCAACAATGCCCACAGCTGCAGCTgtagctgctgctgctgcaactgcaaaaattcaagcactTGATGCCGTTGCAAGCAACGCCGTTATGGGTCTTTCGACAACTCCAACACTCTCTGCAATTCCACCCTTGGCAGCAGTCGTGCCAAAGGTTGCTGCTCTTCCATTACCTACAGCTGCTGCTTTACCGCCACCTGGTATTGCAGTACCTGCTACAACAGGCTTTCAAGCGGCCGTATTCCAAGCTCCAGCGGCCGTCGCACCTGCTGCGCTGCCACCGCCTGGTATTATAACAATGGCAACAGCAGTACCCACAATAGCCACACCTGCGGCGTTAATTCCAGCAGCTGTAGCTGTAAATAATTCCGAACAAATCAAAAAAGCCCATGAAAAGCAACAAGAAGAACTTCAAAAGAAACTCATGGAAGAAGGTGAAACACAAACTCTGCAACAGCAAGAGAACATGTCTATCAAAGGTCAAAGTGCAAGGCAATTGGTAATGCAACGCCTAATGCGACCACAAGAATCCAGAGTTATTATCCTGCGCAACATGGTCGGTCCAGAGGACGTTGACGAAAGCCTTCAAGAAGAAATTCAAGAAGAATGCGCTAAATTTGGTGTTGTTAGTCGAGTCATAATCTACAAAGAGAAACAAACAGAAAACGAAGATGACGACGATGCTGAAATAATTGTGAAAATCTTTGTCGAATTCTCCACATCCACGGAAGCGATACGAGGTCGTGATGTTTTACACGGTCGCTTTTTTGCAGGTCGACGAGTTGTTGCACAACTATACGATCAAGCGTTATTTGATCATGGTGATCTCTCTGGATAAGATAACTATTAGCACGTCCATGTTcttgtattttataaaaagtatctattttaaacatacatttattatttaattgtgCAGCGTCGAAAGTCcacccaaaaaaaattgttttattcttcTTCTCACTGTTAAAATTTccttgataaatatttttaagctgATCTCCTTGTCCACTATCAATTATATTAATttggaaatatgtatttaataaaatatatctgTTCTTAGTAGTtcccaaatcaaaaaaaacaaaaaaaaaaatcaaatgaaattatGCAAATTATAGCATAGTTATTTATGCGCCATAACATTGTATAAATCGTGATTATGctcaataaaaatatacattacCAATCAAAAATAGCGTGTATTATTTCTACTCACTTTAGTTTCACTAACCTCGAATGAGAGTACTCTAGGGCTAGTTTTCTAGTGCTCAGAGTTAAttaatcttgtaaaaaaaatttaggtccAGAGACTGAAGAAGCAAAAACAAGGACAAAAGTCGTCTATCGATAGAAAAACGTTACTCGCAATAAGGGCATttgttaagataaaaaaaaattagattcggacgcgtttaggacgcgtttaggacgcgttttggacgcgtttcggacgcacTTTGGACGAGTTTTGGATTCGTTTCGTACGCGTTTTGGGCGCATTTTTGACGCGTTCGAGGTCGTGATGTTTTACACGGTCGCTTCTTTGCAGGTCGACGAGTTGTTGCACAACTATACGATCAAGCGTTATTTGATCATGGTGATCTCTCCGGATAAGATAATTATTAACACGTCCATGTTcttgtattttataaaaagtatCTATTTTAAACAAACATATTATTTAATTGTGCAGCGTCGAAAGTCcacccaaaaaaaattgttttattctttatttttaagcaTCTCCTTGTCCACTATCAATTATATTAATttggaaatatgtatttaataaaatatatctgTTCTTAGTAGTtcccaaatcaaaaaaaaaaattaaaatgaaactaTGCAAATTATAGCATAGTTATTTATTATGCgcccagtggcgtatccagaaaaaaatttggagggggcttgaaaattttttatatgttgaaattatgaaatttttttcttttttaccgacttccaaaaaggaggaggtattcaattcgtctgttttgttttttgtttttttttttttatgtttgctacctcataactttggactgagtgaaacaattttgataattctttttgtattggaaagctggtggctacaatgtggtaattttaatttttaatttcgctctggccatagaaactattagaaaaaccataaaacacagttttgatccatgaaagtcggttttgttttttgataaaaatgattgtttttattcatttttgatcGAGACAAAAGCGATGTGCTGcagtactgaaagtggtatagtagcattttagtGCTCTCGACTTCGTAGTACTGTGTCCTCCTTCATATTCAAAATAGTGTTTTTATCAAAGTTCTTGTattccaaacattttacacaaacagcgaGGTTTTGAGTAATCTTTAAtctttattcctatcacgtctaaTTTTTTGAGCTGCACTCATCATTTTATTCGATataaacgcccatgttccgaaattcgaccgaaagtgaattgaaatcacttttcaatttcacgtgaaattgatcttcgatcgatttcgaaactTTCGAAAATGCATCGAACTGTCAAAACAGAAAGattatccatttttattttgttgctaaagtaaaattactgctgctttgaacatggatgcaattttattggtaactttaatggaaaaaagcagaatttaaatgaaaaaaaaagaggtcacattttgcgagacataTCAAATAtgttatgtcgaattcctttcaatttttagaatcgcctcaacaaaatcgaatttttgatgttaaaaaggaacatgaaaacaaaccgaattctttttgcgattgtgtgtgtgtcatttgacaacaatttttacacgaacttcaagctgaaatcaaaacaatttctgtaaaataaaaccaaagattcctttgatcaataattttgtttatttgcttcggtaatataaatttaatttaatccaaatcaacaggaaattgcagatactatcaagatctgagtgaagatgaagtaaaaggttaattatttggccgtattctgtggttttacagagaaaaaaatttcctgaagacaatcacgagaagaaaagtcacagtaatttgactttttcacaagaactacaccaagaaaaattatattttgatcgcatattgttttttttatttatttcatatttttccggaATAAAAACACGATATTCCATTATATTTGAAGTTGGTATTCTCAAAAAACACGAAGGaatctttcagcttgacgtttgagaaatgtcaaatgttccaagtgtgtgtgcaaatccgtgtaaatctctcaaaaaagaaggattaaaaaaaattcgaattctgcttcgtttgaggcgaattttttttctatggaacatgattttcagaaaaaattcgcttcgagatcgccgaaaattcgatttttggattgaaaggaattcgacattagtgaaatgcagaacatggaCGATATTATTGCaggttttcaaattaaaattaattaggtaaagtgtaaagcgaatgaggttgcaatacagaggcagtgatgaattatatttaatgccttttaaattaacaacaaataaacattacaaaacaataaaaatataagtttgatAATATAATGCATTTACTTTAGCATATCAAACTACTTTAAGCaagcaaataaattaaaacttaatgcAAAACTACTAATTACATGCGAAAatataaatcattaaaatcattaaaaaaaacagagaCACGTCTTGTCTTAGCGAGAACTTTATTACAAGTGATTTggtaaaataatatatttctcATAACTTTAAACTAACAGTTAATATTTTGAAACGATTAAGAGAAAGTACATAAGATTTAGTAGGTAACGTAACGTAAGTCATTCGATTGTACAGTAAGTAAAGAGAGAAATATGATAatgacaaaatataaaattaatgcgTACGTACGTAGGTACATAGACATAAATAGGCTTGATCGGTTATTCTTTAAATTATAGGAAAGTAAATCAAGAGAACAGAGTGGTCAATATTGTTTAGAATAATTAGTCTTTTGGTCTTAGcacattttaaatataatatttcttacaataattaaatattttgtcaaaaaattgcagattcattgaaaaagtcACAAAttcacgacaaaaaaaaaaatgaattgaattcgatcaaagaagatttaaatgagtgaaaaaatacAGAACATCTAATTTCACTCaaatgctcaaaaagtgaaatgcagaacgtgaaagtctcaaaaactaattttcaatgaaatactttttgatgtttaatccgaattatatattttttcataatatgttccttttttaatccaaatcaaaaGGAGATATAAAAATTTCGATTTCCAATATGtttcagaaaaatattatttttgaaaaaaaaaaaaaaaacaaatatactcaagacaataaaatacggCGTGATTGCATGAGaagtctgcaaaatttaacggtgatgtaattcgacgtcaaaataacaaaaaaaaaaatattttaagaattctgaattggactcAAATCCTAAACAAAATTATCCCAACCCTCAACGTGAACTAAGGCACtaactcaaacaaacacaaaccaccatttcagaatttggagggggctcgatcatttgagctgcctctaaatctctaagatttacgaacaagtttcagttaatcatgtagattatgatgaaaccagctaaataataacatgattttggaggcttgggggggcttgagccccctgagcccccccccccctcaatacgccactgtatGCGCCATAACATTGTATAAAACGTGATTATGctcaataaaaatatacattacCAATCAAAAATAGCATGTATCATTTCTACTCACTTTAGTTTCACTAACCTTAAGGCTGAGGCTAGTTTTTAAAGTGCTCAGAGTTAATTAATCCTGTAAACAAATTTTAGGTCCAAAGACTGAAGAAGCAAAAACAAGGATAAAAGTCGTCTATCGATTGAAAAACGACACTCGCAATAAGGGCATttgttaagataaaaaaaaattagtttcggacgcgttttggacgcgtttcggaagcgTTTTTGACATGTTTTGGACaagtttcggacgcgtttttgacgcgtttggacgcgttttggacgcctttgggacgcgttttggacgcatttcgGGCGCATTTCGGACgcattttagacgcgtttttgacgcgtttcggacgcgttttgggaaCGTtacggacgcgttttggacggcTTTTCGGACGCGCTTTGGATGCATTTCTGACGGGTTttcgacgcgttttggacacgtttgggacgcgtttttgacgcgtttgggacgcgtttttTACGCGACCGAAACGTTTAGACGTCCCCGTTTAGGCGGAAacgacaatttttctttaaaactactAAAGCATCACTGCTTTTTTGCGATGCTGATCGTTGCTCAGCTGATTACGATGCGAtgcttattgaaaaaaagttttacgtttaaaaacaattttagcttAATGATGGACGTGATACTAATAAAAAAAGACTTGTGGcactcgaggactgccgcggttaagctattgcattgcattttttgtcaacttatgcaattataatttgtttacctaccctacacaaaaccaatgatCATGTTTTGTATCTACCTATCAATTcatatacctacaacaacaaggtcacatttgaaaacatgcatacaCACAATCTCATGTCATAAACTTCTACAGAATACTTTTTCTCTACAATCGCAACGCAATGCAACGCTTTACTCGTTCACAAATCACAACAAGTTGAACAAGAAACGAAGAATGGgaagagaaaacaaaagaaaagaaaatacacataatcagagatacccaaaagagatgagaaacttctgacgtcatacgcggtttgcctacaagctgctttagacatttttggataagtatgcgtgaaaaaatatacatttttggcgaagtatgcgtgaaaaattgacatttttgcttaggtgtgcggaaaaacaccgtggctacactatgtgtgtttttcacatttattcacgaatacaaaagagattacaacaacacgaaataaacaaatgggttttggggggtaaaacgtacgaaagtttcccatctcctttgggtatctctgcacataattttttttcttctgatttATTCTGCACACACAGCATTTATGGTCTTCTTCTTACTCCTTTCTTtgttgtctaacacaatttatataacCCTCTCTGTCTGAACCAAAACCATTCACACATCCATGCAAGCTTCGTACAATCGTATCATATGCATATACACACACACCATCATAAGTgtaataatttttcgttacgTTTTTTCTTGGTTAGCTCCCCGTCCCCATCccaggcctgcgttaaaatctaGAGCCACACATTTTATCTCCTCTAGAACTTTCCTCCACATTACTGACTTCGATTTTCTGCCTGCTATAAATTCACCTTCATATTTTAATCTGGTTTCTTTTAGTAGTTTAATTTGTGCGCTGTTAAAATATTCccaaaatttcatcaaatttattcatttataaacaatttagaaTTTGATTAAATACTTTTCATTGTCCTTTTCCTCCATTTTTACTCCAAATCGCGTCGGCATCAACAACTTATCAAGAAAATTCTTGatgcttttttgtttgatatttacGCATCAGTTTATCCAAATTTGCAATAATGAACGATTGACATTTTAAGTGATGCTATTTATTTGCGTTTATGAATGTGCTACAGGAAAGATTGCAAATCATCTCTGCAGTGATGCGTCTGTGAATTCACACCAAATATTTAAAACAGCGGCACTActaacagttatgaatgatatcAAAAGCCgaaattgtacacttaattttaatttttaaataaagttatttaaatcaatttttttttggaaataattgatttcaaagttaaaatttggaaaaaaaaaagttttaaaaaacacattgaatactattttttccAAGACTGTAGATTTCAATACGTAACTCATCGATATTATTTCTATACCTTCTAGTTTAAGAGAAAATAGGAAAACCACCTTTgtatgagattttttttctttgccaaTATAAAAGATCAAATAAGATCTTCGATATTTAATACAAGTCTCGACCTTTTTTGTCACAGTGTTATTAaccaatgttttagtaaaagttttgtaaaaaaaaatctattatgaaCAGGGGGACTAAAACATTGTTTCAAAGCagatatttttcgaaatttcacaagaactgcatttaatcgaaaaccttaaggatttgggataaacaagttaccaaattctgagaaccCTTAAGTTgccctatcagcatatttcgtttgagcCATTACTTTTGCGACACCCtgtacctatacaaaaacaatattgtaaAGCGAGTCCTAAAAAATTCCACAAAATTCTGGGTTatataaaatcatttaaaggtgaaaatttgatattttcgcTGGAACTTCATTacttcaacaaacaaaaaaaaaaaaacacgatacaaattattgttttttgttgaatacattttatttaaattgattttcgtacatatatgtataaactcattttaagagaaaaaaaaagataataattaaataacatATAAATATACTTTCTTCTATTTTTCCATAAAACGAATCAAAAGCTGTAGCTCTCGGTCAgaatacaaacaattttattgttaaaacttaatttaaatttaatcattTAATAATTCAGTTATTTTATATGTGtattattaaataaagtaaataataaaacaaaaaaaatatgggcAAAGAAcatagaagagaaaaaaaaagtgtttgtgttttgtgtgtgtgtgtgagtaattataaataaacaagaggcaaaaattattatatttacacaaaattttgacatattggctgcaatacaaaaattaaaagtgtagaactatgtacaaacaatttgcttttaatttgacttttcaacttttttttttcttcaaaattatacaaaaaaaaaaactacttaatttacttatgtttaatgtttacttaaaaaaaaattaatttaataattgttttgtcttttgttaatttataattacaactaattttgtttgtttttttttcttttttaatttatttattggcGTGTATAAAATTTCGTTCTTTATTTTTAGtattgtttcattaaaaaaatatgttattttatatttttgcttgTTAGTTTTATCTAATTTTTTAGTGTTGATTGGCATTGGTATAGTTTTGGaagaagttaatttttggacaaCTGTATTCTGTAATGAATGATGATTCTATGATTGAATTTatctaaattagaaaaaatat encodes:
- the LOC129918903 gene encoding poly(U)-binding-splicing factor half pint isoform X2, yielding MLMSGKSEPKVPFISQPIYDLKQTGDVKFGPGTRSALLGLLGGALPKLSSEQHDTVTKAKKYAMEQSIKMVLMKQTLAHQQQQLASQRTQVQRQQALALMCRVYVGSISFELKEDTIRGAFLPFGPIKSINMSWDPITQKHKGFAFVEYEIPEGAQLALEQMNGALMGGRNIKVGRPSNMPQAQQVIDEIQEEAKSYNRIYVASIHPDLSEEDIKSVFEAFGPILYCKLAQGTSLHSHKGYGFIEYANKQAMDEAIASMNLFDLGGQLLRVGRSITPPNALMGPSTNSTMPTAAAVAAAAATAKIQALDAVASNAVMGLSTTPTLSAIPPLAAVVPKVAALPLPTAAALPPPGIAVPATTGFQAAVFQAPAAVAPAALPPPGIITMATAVPTIATPAALIPAAVAVNNSEQIKKAHEKQQEELQKKLMEEGETQTLQQQENMSIKGQSARQLVMQRLMRPQESRVIILRNMVGPEDVDESLQEEIQEECAKFGVVSRVIIYKEKQTENEDDDDAEIIVKIFVEFSTSTEAIRGRDVLHGRFFAGRRVVAQLYDQALFDHGDLSG
- the LOC129918903 gene encoding poly(U)-binding-splicing factor half pint isoform X1, whose protein sequence is MGSHERESRSSPRSDEPVHDGASPTKKSRSDSGKSEPKVPFISQPIYDLKQTGDVKFGPGTRSALLGLLGGALPKLSSEQHDTVTKAKKYAMEQSIKMVLMKQTLAHQQQQLASQRTQVQRQQALALMCRVYVGSISFELKEDTIRGAFLPFGPIKSINMSWDPITQKHKGFAFVEYEIPEGAQLALEQMNGALMGGRNIKVGRPSNMPQAQQVIDEIQEEAKSYNRIYVASIHPDLSEEDIKSVFEAFGPILYCKLAQGTSLHSHKGYGFIEYANKQAMDEAIASMNLFDLGGQLLRVGRSITPPNALMGPSTNSTMPTAAAVAAAAATAKIQALDAVASNAVMGLSTTPTLSAIPPLAAVVPKVAALPLPTAAALPPPGIAVPATTGFQAAVFQAPAAVAPAALPPPGIITMATAVPTIATPAALIPAAVAVNNSEQIKKAHEKQQEELQKKLMEEGETQTLQQQENMSIKGQSARQLVMQRLMRPQESRVIILRNMVGPEDVDESLQEEIQEECAKFGVVSRVIIYKEKQTENEDDDDAEIIVKIFVEFSTSTEAIRGRDVLHGRFFAGRRVVAQLYDQALFDHGDLSG